CTTATTTTTGGCGAGACCTTCCTTGACGTCCAGCCTTAAGCATTTAGTTGCACAACATGTCTGACACACGACACAACAGCGACACAACTTGATACAATGGTCTATTCCCATCGACCCCTGGCATAAACTGCAGGCTACATCATTGATAATAgtttataaacatgttaaatgcCTTAAGCCCGCAACAGCTGCACCACAGCCCAAACAATACCCTCCTATAAGGCCCTGCCTGAACACCCAAGGGTATACGCATTCGCCCTGAACATAACAGAAGCAAGGTGCCCCACTACGGATTCCAAGCTCATTATGCAACTCTGgtataaaatacacacagacgcCACAACAACAGTCAGTCACCAGCAGCACCcggagggagaggagcacgCAGCCAGACAGACGGACGCAGCAGCTCATCACTGGAACACATATCTCTTTCAGGACTAAATACAAGCAGGTGTTGAACAGGGGGCTGTCCTTTTCCTTTGCAGCACTGCTTTGGTCAGGGAATTCAAGAAGAGGTTAGTGCTGTGGGCCGTGTTGTCTGACAAAGTTGTGGCTTCAGCTGGTGTCAAGTCAACTCTTCTTTTTCTAAATTTCTACTGATTAGAAATGGACTTCGTCCTGCCACCCAGTCTGCCAGCTGGGGGCATCCCATGGGAGAAGGTTTTACCACCTCTCATTCCTCGGCTGAACGGGGCTTATGGACAACATAACTGGTCCCAGAAATTACTGATTCCAGAGGCTGATAATACCAGCTCGGCAGAGGTAAGTTGTTTTGAAAAGACAAAGCTGATTGTATTTATGTTGGATCAGTAGAACagaatgaaaagttaaaaacttATAACCATTATTAACAATTTCAATAGGCTGagaatactaatactaatactgcATCTACAGTCTTCTTCAGCCCATAATGATTCCATGATGCAATTGAATGCCCTGAAAAAACAACTGTTTCCAAAGCTAAGAATGAACTTCCACACTCAAACAATAGAGATGTCTATGAAGGGCAAATGTGGAAAATGGAACTTTCTGTTTGCTACTTGCTGCACTTAGTCATTGTATGTCTATGTAGTAACACAGAGTATTTTTAACTGATTTTCTCAGGTGAACTGTGACGGCACTGGATTTACAGTTCAAGTTGATGTAAAGCACTTCAACCCAGAGGACCTAATGGTCAAAGTGATCGGGGACTTTGTTGAGGTTCAGGGGAAGCACGAAGAAAGAAAGGTTGGCATTTTTTGGAGTTTGTTTGTTCACATCAGCTCTGATGTGCATTATAGACTAAACTCATATTTCTCTTAGAAGGACGGCCCTGGGTTTACTACCCGCCAGTTTAACCGCCGCTACCGGATCCCAAAGGGAGTGGACACCATGGCTCTGGAGTCGGCGGTCTCTCCCGAGGGCGTCCTGATCATATCTGCACCCATGATGCAGACTGAGAACTCCACATCCCCGACCTAATCCCATTATTACCACACAGTCAAATCCCTCCACCATCACCAGgattaatgataataaatgcAACAGAAGACTTTATGAGCGCAGAGgcacaaacagaaataactTCAGGCTCCTTCAGTCCTAGCAACACTCAACATGTGCCAAAAGATACATTTGATCTGTTCTTGGCATGGTTTAAATATTCCCTGCTCTCAAAGGTTTGTATATACCGCTCTGTTATTACTCACCCATCTTACATTATGTTTGAAGGAACCAGTCTCTGTAAATATTCCGTGTCCACGTATaaagctgctgcttctttttgAGCAACTTTTGTAAAAAAATTCACTGTATTGTAATTAATGTTGCGAATTTATGTATCTCCAAAATCTTTAATGTGGAAAGaacaaataaactttatttcttttataaaaattaaaaaaagtgtcTGTGTCATGTGCCTCTGGATGATGTTGATTTAACTTGTTGCTTGTCCGGGAATTCCGTCAGCAAAGATTCCACTTCACtaaaaagcaaaaaatataGTAGAATAATACAGCAATTTATAGGCGACATGTTTAAACTATTCCAATAAAATTAACTGAGTGATGAGAATTTACATGAATTACGACAATTTGAACAGCTCAATGATTACGTTTATATTTTACCTGATTTGCTCTTTCACCCATTTTCTTTGTTTCCGAAGGACTTGTAATAAAGTGTCGTCTTTAAACTCCTTTTCATCGGAATCTGTAACAATGGGAAAAAAATGCTAATGAAGGTCATGAGCAGCAAAAGTTATTATGACCTCAAAAGCAGTATGTGCTTATTAATACCACAAATTTCAAGCAGCATACGCAACAAAAAATATAGACAGTTTGAGGTGTTCTGACCTAAGGGGTTGTGGAATGCGGGGAATGGAATCTATTGATAGGTCTGAGTATTTCCCCCACAATTAACTACAAGGTTGGTGCCCTGTGCTGCCGGAAGCTCACCTTCAGCGTCTTGCAGCAGCTGTGAAATGACCTCCACAGAGTTCTGCGTGTTGCACAGAGGAACTGCGCATcgtgcaggagcaggagaggtgaaaggaggagaaggaggagaatcaGGAGACCCTCGGGCGGTTGATGAATCCATCGTAGGAAAGAGGACTTCTGAAACTACCTGTCAGAGCCAAATGAGAACACCCTACTGGTTAATGACCAAAGTTATATGAGGACAAAAAAATCAATACTAGGTTTGCAGAGCGATGGAAACACCTTTAAAGACCTGCTGTTAATGCATTTTAGTAAAATAATTTTTGTCGGTCAAACATAGTTGAAAAATCTCCTGAAgtcaacacacaaaacaacaagaatGTGTTTCTTGGATTGAAAAAGtgaaacaagtgtctttatTAGATCTAAGATTTATAAATCAGTCATAATCTGCTGCATATTGAGCACAACCAAAGTGAACATCAGATATTCTGCTTTGCAAGTTATTAAGGTATAATATTCAGGCCAAAGCTGACAGCCCAACTGATTTAGGACGATTGAATTAGTGAATCTACACAgagaacataaaacaaaacaagttaagTGGAAGCAAGGAAGACTTTGCATGTGCTGACCTTTCCTAAGGCCCTGTGAACTGGAGAAGGTGGTGGTGCATGTTCACCAGCGCAGCTCCCAGCGGAAAACCTCTGGCTCCGCTCCTGTTGCTGCAGCTCAACCAAAGGCATTACCTTTTTGGGAAGTCTCCGCTGTGAAGAACTCCGCTGTGAGGAGCTCGGGACATCGGCATGTTCCTTGGCCACAGCACATCTGCAATGAATCTAGATTAAGCATTTAGGCTTGAATATTGAATGCTGTGTGCATCTTTCAACACGTCACcttgttgatttattttgccTTCGGATGGACgctgctgtcctcctcctctctgactctTTTGTCTGAGCTTTCTTGTTAATCTCagagcttttattgtgaagaggcaactcttcttcatctccagaTGAGGCATTCAAGGAGGATAAACGTTCACGAATAGGCTCTTCAGTGAAGTTATCTGTTTGGTTATCAGGGACTTGGGTCTTTTTACTGACAACTTTGGTGTGGAATTCATCCGTcctctgtgaaatgttttgttgtgcGCCCACGTGAGATGACTGAATTGGACAGGGCAAGATATCGCAGAGTAGATGCATGTGGGCGGGAACATGGGAAAGAGTCTGCTGATGAGACACAGAAGAGCCAGAGACAACAAACgcaggggagggaggtggaCCTGAAGCTGTGGGAAACGTTGTGAGGACTTCTTTGGCTTCTGGCAGGGGAGcagtgatgagaggatgagaatCTTTCTGAGAGAATTCAGGAAGTTGAGAATGTTGTTGGTGCTGTGGAAGATGCAGAAAAGAAGATGTTGAAATAATTTGtaaatctgaaataaatattaaaccaaGCGGAATAAATATAATATCTCCAACCTTGTACGTATGTTCACCAGCTGAGGGATGGCGTAAACTGGAAGCAAGCCAGTTTACCCTGGAACCATGATGACTGGAGTGCTGCAGGGACTGAGGCCCCTCCCTGGCCTGCTCCATCTTTCTCCTTAAACGCCACTGGAACAAGATGTCCTCTTCCGGGCGTGTGGGGGGCCTCAAAGAGGGAATGCAAGATGTTTGGGAGCCAACGGCTTGATTTGAGTATGAGCTGATCATCGCTGTAAATATTAATCAACACAttaaacaacactgacacaacaGCAGTTTAAAATATCAATTCTCAAAAAAAAGTTTCCTCACCAGTGGTAGATGTAATAGAACCTGGAATCAAAGGTCTTCGCACCGGCTCATCTATCCTGACAGGAGAAGAGAAATCTGAGCAGCCGAGGCCCTCTGAGCTGACAGGGACAGATCCATCACTCAGACTGCATTCCCTGTTAGACAGATAACAGGTGACTTACAGTTCAGGGAATTAAGTAACTTATCATTAATGTTACTCACTGGTCTTCATGCCCTCTCAGCAGGAGTCTGCCGGCCCTGTCTTGAATTTGAAGTATCTCTGAATCTTCAAATTCACCCTGGGAAGTGTCTGAAAAAATCTGGGGGTACAGAAAAAACCACTGACTTTATAAGATTAAGAGCATTCACAATAATTGTTGAAGGAATAAAACTGTATCAATCAaatttgtgacatttgtgttaacaggctgaataaaaaaataaaatcaagcaCATTACACAACCTTATGTTGCTATTGATATCCCAATGTTCGTTTATAATCAATCGTTCACTAATTAGAAAAGTGAAAGAACCATAAATGTATCAAACAAGGTTGCATAAAAGATGGCTTCCAAGGAATCTAGTAAACACAGAGGTTTCCAAATGGATATGTGGCATGGTGCtgaaatgcaaatatttatATGCACACGTCGCTGGAATAAGGTCTCTCTCTTGCACATGAGCCTGGTTTAAACCAGGACAGAGTGGAGACCCAATACTATATCATTACAGCATAcgtaaagagaaagaaatatgacagaatttaaacttttcaactttttaaagaaacatttctCACAACTAAGCACGTCAATAGAATAGCAGGTTATATTGTGTCTCTTTCCTAGAACACTTACACTTAGAGAACCTTTGCATGGAGAAGAGGTTCTGATATGACGACGCTGTCCAGCTGGACTGAAAATGTCAGACACATGATCTTCTCTCAGAGGCTGGATGACCTGATCTGCTCAGAGGAAGAGATTACACAGAAAGATTTTGTAAGAAAGGTTGTCGCTAACATCCGCGTTTAGGAGCTGGTATCAGCCAATAACCcatacattaaaatataaatatatatggaaaatACACCTTTTTCTGCTCTTTTAGTTGGCGTTGAATTGGGCGGTAAAGATGAGGGTGACATCCACCAGAGAGACAGCTGCTCCTGCTGGCGCTCCTCTCGACTCTGTGGCTGACCATGGCGAAAACGGTCTACGTATCTGAAGGAGCAAAAAGGCAGAGGTGATCACTCGGAGTCAAATATAAGTCTTACATCATGCATTAATTCAATGTTAAAAGTTCCAGCTCTATATAAGAAGATAACAAAAGACTATGTTTGATTGTTTGCTTTTAACTCAGTGAAACTCAAGCATACTTTGCCAGCACTGAATCCTTCTGAACTCCGAGCGCAGAGGGAACTTTGGATGTCCCTCCTCTAGCAGCGGGTTTGAATCTCTCCATGTCAGATGGGGCTGCAGTGctagcaggagaagaagagggccaGGATTCTGAAAAGTAAGGTTGCCTGTCTTTGGCAGCCAAACGGTGATTATATTTGTCAGATGGCTGATGGTTCACTAGGTTTGGGGTGTGTATTTGTGGACTGGATCGCCGGGTTGAACGTACAGGACTCAAagcctgcaggagaacatcaaaAAATGATGGAGTTAGGGAAAGAAACACTGGAATTGGAAGCGTCTCGTAACAATGTGTAAGGATCATActgtctttttctcctttttagaCAGGGCCTGGTTGCAGGATGGGTGGTAGTGGACCTTCCCCTCTCTGGGGACTGGTTGGAAGGGATTCTGCCTTGTGAACAGAGCTCCActgcaaaaaacaacacatgtgaCCAACTGTAACTATGAATtagtgatttaaaaatgttgccCTCAGTTCTTAAACAGATTTCATGATTTAgagtgattttaaaaaaaaaatgatttgtgcAGATCTTACCTGGACTTCATGTCTGACAGTCACGGGTGGTTCATAACAGaggttgtttctgtgtttacttCTGGTTGAACCTCAGCTCTCTCTGGCACCAGATTATATAGCTGCATCCGCACGTCTGAGCACCTGAATTACTTACGTCTCACttgaatataaaacagaaagaTGTCCACATCATCCGGAAGCATTTTGAGTACGTTACATGATTTGGTTCGTCCACAAAACAAAGTTACCATGGAACCAAACGCCGGCGCCACACGGTTCCTCGTGAGATTCTAACTGAGGCTTTAACCGCtgttattttaaaaatagaTCCTTCCTGCTCTTCTTACTTTGTCATTGAACACACAGTTGCTTTGCTATTAGTGTTAATTAAACATTATCGAGGAATCCAAAACAAAGCTTCACTCTTTACGGCAATCGTTACTTACAGCAAGGGAACCAGCCAATAGACGCCGACTTCAAGATGATGGACAAGACATGTACCCAATCACGTCGCAGGTGGTCACGGCACAGGAGCCAATCACCTAATAGGAGAGCGGCAGCGCGCGGAAGAGGAAAGTCTGTCACTACTACGCTTTCCTCAAAATAAGCTAAGTTAGCATCGGTGATTAGAGCTAGCAGCTGCAACACTCCGAGCTAGCATCAAAACAAAGTTTCCACAGTGTGTTTCAAGTGAATGTATGGAAACAGAAAAGGGCTAACCATCATCCAGCTAACCGCAACAATACGTGGATTAAGTTTGTGATTTTGCGTTGACGTTATACAATAGATACTGCTAGCGCACAACAGCCGCTAGCTAGCTGGTAGCAAACAATTGGCTGTCACTGTCTTACGTTGGGTCTGCTGAGTCGCGTCAGACACCGTGTGGGTCCCGGTCGTGAACGTCTGGCTGTAGACGTAGTTGTTTTTCTATCATTACCGTGTTGAATACCTCCGTCTAGAAGGTGGAGACAATGCACCACGTCAAGATCAAGACTGAACGGCCAGGTAAGAGCCCCCCCCGAAACGTTTCAAAACAACCCACAGTGAGTCATGTGTCACCATCTTAGTGTGTTTGAAACCTCTTTAAATCACATAACGTCACTATTCTCACTATTCAAATGCATGAAGGTAATGTGAGGTTCGTGAAAtaaaattcacttattatttTTGAAGTTGTTTATTTCCATGTTTCACTGTTCTGTAGATGCGGAGGGGGCCGGTGCACGCACCAGATTGGATGCTCTGTTGAATAGGCTGGTTGAGAAGAGCGAAAATGAAAGGTTAGacctattgttgttgttatttatatcTTAAATGTTTCATTGTGATTGCATTACAGTTAAACCCATATCTTTGTATCTTGTACAGGGATCAAAATGAGGGGGAGACGGGGAAAACTTCAGCAGACTCTTTAAGCAAGTAAGGAtcaattatttgtatttgcgCTGCACAGTTTCATACAAACAATGATAAACTTAATATGTGTCAAATCTACATGAGAGCATAAAGATCTGTTTTCTTAAGTTCTGCTTGCTCTCACCAGGGATTTGTCTCCATCGTCTTCTGGAAAAAGGCAAGTGTGCTCATTGAAAATGGAGCTGACCTCATTTTTGTAAAAGTTGCtgtaaaatcacatttcactGTCTACTGTTGTTCTTTCAATGATTTACATCTATTTAAATCACCTTACCAAGATGATTGAAAATGTACCAGAAGCAGAGACTTTTTCAGCACATGTTATGAAATTTCCATCTATGTTTTGCCTTTTATTTTCAGACCCTCAGCTCGATTTCCACAGCACCGGCGGAAGAAGcgaaaagagatggaggagggctTACCAGAGAGCAATCAGCATAAACAAAGTAACTTAGTGCAAATCctacaaaataatacaacagaAAGTTCTGCTGTAGCATTTGTCCTTTCCTTCAGTTACTGTGTGACATTTGTCTTTTAATAAATTCGACAATTTCTaacccttttctctctttttttgtctttctctatTTTCTAGATGCTTACATTATAAAGTTGTTTGATCGCAGTGTGGATCTGGCTCAGTTCAACACCAGCACCCCAC
The DNA window shown above is from Platichthys flesus chromosome 11, fPlaFle2.1, whole genome shotgun sequence and carries:
- the hspb6 gene encoding heat shock protein beta-6 isoform X1, encoding MDFVLPPSLPAGGIPWEKVLPPLIPRLNGAYGQHNWSQKLLIPEADNTSSAEVNCDGTGFTVQVDVKHFNPEDLMVKVIGDFVEVQGKHEERKKDGPGFTTRQFNRRYRIPKGVDTMALESAVSPEGVLIISAPMMQTENSTSPT
- the hspb6 gene encoding heat shock protein beta-6 isoform X2 is translated as MDFVLPPSLPAGGIPWEKVLPPLIPRLNGAYGQHNWSQKLLIPEADNTSSAEVNCDGTGFTVQVDVKHFNPEDLMVKVIGDFVEVQGKHEERKDGPGFTTRQFNRRYRIPKGVDTMALESAVSPEGVLIISAPMMQTENSTSPT
- the proser3 gene encoding proline and serine-rich protein 3, coding for MKSSGALFTRQNPFQPVPREGKVHYHPSCNQALSKKEKKTALSPVRSTRRSSPQIHTPNLVNHQPSDKYNHRLAAKDRQPYFSESWPSSSPASTAAPSDMERFKPAARGGTSKVPSALGVQKDSVLAKYVDRFRHGQPQSREERQQEQLSLWWMSPSSLPPNSTPTKRAEKDQVIQPLREDHVSDIFSPAGQRRHIRTSSPCKGSLSIFSDTSQGEFEDSEILQIQDRAGRLLLRGHEDQECSLSDGSVPVSSEGLGCSDFSSPVRIDEPVRRPLIPGSITSTTAMISSYSNQAVGSQTSCIPSLRPPTRPEEDILFQWRLRRKMEQAREGPQSLQHSSHHGSRVNWLASSLRHPSAGEHTYKHQQHSQLPEFSQKDSHPLITAPLPEAKEVLTTFPTASGPPPSPAFVVSGSSVSHQQTLSHVPAHMHLLCDILPCPIQSSHVGAQQNISQRTDEFHTKVVSKKTQVPDNQTDNFTEEPIRERLSSLNASSGDEEELPLHNKSSEINKKAQTKESERRRTAASIRRQNKSTRCAVAKEHADVPSSSQRSSSQRRLPKKVMPLVELQQQERSQRFSAGSCAGEHAPPPSPVHRALGKVVSEVLFPTMDSSTARGSPDSPPSPPFTSPAPARCAVPLCNTQNSVEVISQLLQDAEDSDEKEFKDDTLLQVLRKQRKWVKEQISEVESLLTEFPDKQQVKSTSSRGT